The Terriglobia bacterium DNA window GACGGCGCCAACATGAACGCGCTGGTCGGCAAGACGCGCCCCGGCGACTTCGGTGTCGACGTGATGCATCTGAACCTGCACAAGACGTTCTCGACGCCTCATGGCGGCGGTGGTCCGGGGTCCGGTCCTGTCGCGGTCAAAAAGAATCTCGAGCCGTTCCTGCCGGTGCCGGTCATCCAGGAGTTGCAGGACGGAACCCTGCGGCTGGACTATGACCGGAGGCAATCCATTGGACGCGTCCGAATGTTCTTCGGCAACTTCGGCATGCACGTCCGAGCTCTGGCATACATCATGGCCAACGGGCCGGACGGACTGCGTCAGACGACAGAAGACGCGGTTCTCAACGCGAATTATATTCGCAAGAAGCTCGAGGGCTGCTTCGATCTTCCATACAAGATGCCGTCGATGCACGAGGTTGTCTTCAGCGACAAACTGCAGGCGAAGAACGGCATCAAGACCGGCGACATCGCGAAGAGGCTGATCGACTACGGATTCCATCCGTACACGGTGTCGTTTCCGCTGATCGTGCACGGCGCGTTGATGATCGAACCGACGGAGAGTGAATCGAAGGAAGAACTTGACTCGTTCATCGACGCGATGAAGAAGGTCGCGGACGAGGCGGAGAAGGAGCCCGATCTCATCCGCAACGCGCCTTACCATACTCGCGTTTCGCGACTGGATGAAGTCGCGGCGGCGCGAAAACCGATACTGCGATGGAAACCACAGTCGAAGACGGCAGCGGAGTAGAGATCAACGGGACGCAAAGGGCTAGGTGCCAGGTTTCAGGCTTGGTCTGGCGGGCCTTGCATACTTCGCCACCTGCTTGCGCGTCGACTGAACCTCCGTGCTCAGCAGATCGAGGATCTTCATTGCGGCCGCGACGTCATCTCTCATCAACCGCGCCAGATCGTCGCGCGTAAGAAGCGCGAGTTCGGCGTCTTCCGTGACACGGCACGTGAGGCTAAGCGGATTCCCATTTATTGTCGCGGGCAGTCCCACTATGCACCCTTCCCCGAGCTCTCTGCCAAGGAGCCGTTTTCCAGACGAACCCTCCATAAAAAGCGCCAGGGTACCGCGCTTTATCAGATAACATCCGCGGGAGTCTTCGCCCTGACGGAACAAGTACTCGCGCGCGTTGACCTCGACCGTACTGCTCGCGTACTTGAAGAGAGATGCCTGGAGTTCGGCGTCGGCGACCATCCTGAAAGCCATCCAATGCTCCTTTAGGTTCAGGAGGTTATTGAAACCGCAACCGTATTGACTGTGCTGTACGTCACGAGTATGTGTGAGCGAGGCCTCGATCCAACGAAGAGGCGCCCCCCTGAACGAGGCTTTTCCTAGACTTTGCCGCGATTTAGCGAGGCGGATAGCGCGAAAGTGACAATGGTTTGAACTGGCTCATCTGGGTTGCTTCCGATTCGCCTCAAAATCTTTGACTCGAGACCGTCCGGGTCGACTTGCAACTCACAAGCGGCGATCTCCCTTTCAGAGGCACCCTGAAAA harbors:
- a CDS encoding cyclic nucleotide-binding domain-containing protein → MAFRMVADAELQASLFKYASSTVEVNAREYLFRQGEDSRGCYLIKRGTLALFMEGSSGKRLLGRELGEGCIVGLPATINGNPLSLTCRVTEDAELALLTRDDLARLMRDDVAAAMKILDLLSTEVQSTRKQVAKYARPARPSLKPGT
- a CDS encoding aminomethyl-transferring glycine dehydrogenase subunit GcvPB (acts in conjunction with GvcH to form H-protein-S-aminomethyldihydrolipoyllysine from glycine; forms a heterodimer with subunit 1 to form the P protein), coding for DGANMNALVGKTRPGDFGVDVMHLNLHKTFSTPHGGGGPGSGPVAVKKNLEPFLPVPVIQELQDGTLRLDYDRRQSIGRVRMFFGNFGMHVRALAYIMANGPDGLRQTTEDAVLNANYIRKKLEGCFDLPYKMPSMHEVVFSDKLQAKNGIKTGDIAKRLIDYGFHPYTVSFPLIVHGALMIEPTESESKEELDSFIDAMKKVADEAEKEPDLIRNAPYHTRVSRLDEVAAARKPILRWKPQSKTAAE